CGCTCAGCCGTGACGAGACCGTCGAGGCCGCGCGACTGCTGATCGCCGACCCGCTGGGCGCCGGACTGCGGGCCGACTACAAGGACGCGACCGGCAAGAAGCTGACCACTCCCGACCAGCTGCTGCTCAACGGCATGGTCTTCCGGGCGGTTCCGGGAACGCCGGCCTCCGTCGCGGACTGCGGCAAGCACCGCTGCACGCGGCTCTTCGTGAAGGTCAAGAACGGGTCCTGGATCGACAGCCGTGACCTGGTGATCGATCTGAGTGCCCGCAAGGTCGCCAAGGTCGGCTGAGACTTCCCGGTCCACCTGACTCCCTCCGTCGACGCGGTCGACCTCGTCGACCCCACTTCACCTTTCCCACTTTCCTGCTTGTGCAAGGGAGTAATTTCTTCATGCGCGTGAACAGAATCAGCCGCGCCCGCCGGCGGACGGCGGTGGGCCTCTCGGTGGCCGCCCTGGCCGCCGGCGTCACGACGGCCGCGGGACCCGCCGTCGCCGAGACCCGGAGCGCCCCCGCGGCAGCTGCCGCCGCCGACTGCAGCGCGGCCTACAAGATCGAGCAGAAGCTCGCCACCGGCACCACCTGGACGATGTGCTGGCACTACGAGAGCGAGGCCGGGCTCGTCCTGGAGAACGTCTCCTACCAGCCCAAGGGCGAGGCCGCGCCGATCCGCGTCCTCACCAGCGCCAAGCTGGCCCAGATCCACGTCCCCTACGACGACGGCTCGGTCGAGTACGACGACCTCACGGGCTTCGGCTTCGGACAGGGCCTGATGGAGATGGCCCCCGGCGAGTGCCCGGGCGGTGCCATCAAGACCGTCAAGGTCCCGGACGCCTGGGACCCGGAGCACCCGAACGTCAAGGGCCTGTGCACCACGACCCGTTCGCGTGGCCACGCCTACCGCATGCAGGGCGACCAGGCGGGCAAGGTCTACCAGGAGCAGGGCAAGGACCTGCTCGTCTACACGGTCAACCAGGTCGGCTGGTACGAGTACATGACCGAGTGGCGCTTCCAGGACGACGGCACGATCAACATGAACGTCGGCGCCACCGGCAGCCTCTCGCCCTCCGACTACGACGCCGGGGACGGCCGCGGCTGGCCGATAGGCAAGGGCGCCAAGTCGTACGCCACCAGCCACAGCCACAACGTCTTCTGGCGGCTCAACTTCGGCCTCGACGGCAGCTCCAAGAGCAAGGTCGAGCAGTACGACTCCGTGGTCAGCCCGCCGGCCGCGGGCGGCCAGGCCCCGCGGAACAAGACCACCCGCACGAAGGTCACCAAGGAACTCGCGGGCGACGCCAAGAACATGCGCTGGTGGCGCGTGGTCAGCACGGCCGGCAAGAACAAGGACGAGCACGCCCGTTCGTACGAGTTCGTCCCCGGTGCCACCTCCAAGTATTCGGGCCGCAGCTTCACCAAGCACGACATCTACTTCACCGAGTACAAGAAGTGCGAACAGTTCGCCAGCAACAACATCCGCAACTGCGGTACCGGAGGCGGCAAGTCCGTCGACAAGTGGGTCAACGGACAGACCCTCAGCCACCCCGTGGCCTGGGTGAACGTCGGCTTCCACCACATCGCCCGGGACGAGGACCAGCAGCCCATGCCGGTCCACTGGCAGGGCTTCTCGATCGCCCCGCGCGACGTCACCGCTATGAATCCGCTCACTCCGCCGGAGCTGGCCGACCAGAACGGGCAAGTGGAACGCGGTAGTTGAGAAACGACCTGTCCATCCGGCTGCACCGTCTGCCGCTCCCGGAGTACCCTTCCTTGATCGTTGGCCGGGGGAGTGCTCGGGGGAGCGGAAGGCGGTGTGCGGGTGGGGTCCGGAGGGCTGGAGCTGCCCCCTGGTGACGGCGGTCACGAGGGGAGCTCCACAGCTGCCCCACCGGGAGCGGTGTCTCTCGCCCGGCCGATGGAGATCGGCGCGGAGCTGGACTGGGGCGCCGACGCCTGGAGCGAGGTCCGCACACGTGCCCAGCGGGCCGGGCGGGCCTACATCTGGCTGAACCTCGTCGAACAGCGGCTGCGCGCGGTCGTGGCCGCTGTTCTGCGCCCGATCTACGAGCCCGTGCACGGCGACGACGACTGGGTGGTCGCCGCCGCCGGGCCCGCGGGGCAGGAATGGGTCCAGCGCGCCGTCGCCGTCCGTGAGGTCAGCCGCCGCAAGGGCTACCTGCTGGACCCCGCCGACGACAACGTCCTGAGCTTCCTCACGCTCCCGCAGCTGCGGGAGCTGATGGTGCAGCACTGGCCGTGCTTCGAGCCGTACTTCGACGAGCGCCGGGACGTCGAACTCGCCCTGGACGAACTGGAAGTCACCCGCAACGTCGTCTCGCGGAACCGGGCCCTGTCCGAGGCCGTGCTGGCCCAGGCCGAGCGCGCCTCCGCGAAACTCCTGGAGATCCTCGGCGCGGGCAGCGACGTGCCGTCCGGCCGCAGGCTGCCCGTCGACGCCGTCGAGAACCTGGTCGGCGACCGGTACGCCGACGTGGTCGCCGTGCACTCGGACCGGGTGCGGCTGCTGCGTCAGTTCCCCGCCGAGGACCTCTTCGCCGGCTCCCGCCGACTCGACGCGATCGGCATCGGCCTGAACCTCCTCGTGCAGAACTTCTCGGGGCGGCGGCTCGTGCGGCTGGCCGAGTCCGGCTGCCGCACCCGGCTGCTGTTCCTGAACCCTGCGTCCAGCGCGGTGAAGCGACGCGAGCGCGAACTGGGCATGAAGCGCGGCGAGTTGAGCCGTGCCGTGGAGATGAACATCCTGCACATGCGCCGGGTGCGGGCCCGGCTGCGCGATCCCGGCGCCTTCGAGATCCAGGTCTACGACGAGACGCCCCGCTTCACGGCCTACCTCGTGGACGGGGACGGCTCGGACGGCGTGGCGGTCGTGCAGTCGTATCTGCGCCGCACCCGCGGGATGGAGGCGCCGGTACTCGTCCTGCGGGGCGGCGGGCGCGTGCTGAAACCGGACGAGGCGGGCGAAGAAGGGCTGTTCGGGACGTATCGCGAGGAGTTCGAGGTGGCCTGGGCGGATTCGCGGCCGGTGTCCTGACGGGGCCCGGTTCCCCGGGTGGCCGCCCTCTCCGTCGGCTCCGTGACGTCGGCCCCGCGACGGGTAAGCGGAACGCGGTCCTCGGATTGTCAGTGGCCCATGGCATCGTGGAGATCACTGGGGGAACGCACCACGAAGAAGGGGGCCGGCATGGCTTGGCACGGGGAGCTGCTGATCGGCTTCGACCTGGAGACGACCGGGACCGATCCGCGCGAGGCGCGCATCGTCACCGGAGCGGTGATAGAGGTCCGCGGCGGGGAGCCCGCCGGGCGCCGGGAGTGGCTGGCCGACCCGGGGGTCGAGATCCCCGCGGACGCGGTCGCGGTGCACGGGATCAGCAACGAGAGGGCGGCGCGCGAGGGCAGGCCCGCCGACCAGGTGGCCGACGCGATCGCCTCGGTGCTCGTCTCGTACTGGCAGTCGGGCGTCCCGGTCGTGGCGTACAACGCGGCCTTCGACCTGACCCTGCTCTCCGCCGAACTGCGTAGGTACGGACTGCCGTCACTGCGCGAGCGGCTCGGCGGGATCGACCCGGGGCCGGTCATCGACCCCTACACGATCGACCGCTCGGTGGACCGCTACCGCCGGGGCAAGCGGAATCTCGAAGCGGTGTGCGCGGAGTACGGCGTCTCGCTGGTCTCGGCCCACGACGCCACGGCGGACGCGCTGGCCGCGGCCCGGCTGGCCGCCGCGATAGCCGACCGCCATCCGAAGGTGGCCGCGTTCGGTCCGGCGGAACTGCACCGCCGCCAGATCGAGTGGTACGCGCAGTGGGCGGCGGACTTCCAGAGCTTCCTGCGCCGCAAAGGGGACGCGGAGGCCGTGGTGGACGGCGTCTGGCCCGTCCGGGACCTGACGGACCAGCGGGTCTGAGCGCGGATCCGGCTCCGGGCCCGGGTCGGCTCCGCGCCCCGGTCAGCCGGCGGCGGGGCCGGCGATGCGCTCGACGCGCGGTCCGGCGAGCCGGGCGTAGTCCGCGCCGGAGACGACCAGCGAGCGGTCCAGGCGGGCCGCGTTGAAGTAGAGGCGCGGCTGGGCCACGACGTCCGGGTCGGCGACGACTTCGAGATCCTTGTCGAAGCTGAACGGCAGGACGGTGCCGGGCACGGAGCGGGCGAGCCGTTCCGCGGTGGCCGCGTCGCTGAAACCGGCGTAGCGGGCCGAGTAGAGCGCCTTGACCGCGTCCAGGTCCACGCGGCGGTCGCCGGGGACGACGGCGAGCACGTTGCGGGTGGTTCTCCGGTCGACCTTGACCCTGAGCACGATGCACTTCGCGGCGGCGGACTCCGGGTTGCCGCGCAGCGCGCTGACGGCTTCGGTGCCGCCTTCCGGCTCGTGGTCGATGAGCTCGTAGTCGACGCGGGCGTCGTCCAGCAGGGTGATCAGACGCTGGTAGGTGTCGTGGCTGTCGTGGTCGTGCTGGACGTCGTGGGCGTCGTGC
This sequence is a window from Streptomyces ortus. Protein-coding genes within it:
- a CDS encoding 3'-5' exonuclease; translated protein: MAWHGELLIGFDLETTGTDPREARIVTGAVIEVRGGEPAGRREWLADPGVEIPADAVAVHGISNERAAREGRPADQVADAIASVLVSYWQSGVPVVAYNAAFDLTLLSAELRRYGLPSLRERLGGIDPGPVIDPYTIDRSVDRYRRGKRNLEAVCAEYGVSLVSAHDATADALAAARLAAAIADRHPKVAAFGPAELHRRQIEWYAQWAADFQSFLRRKGDAEAVVDGVWPVRDLTDQRV
- a CDS encoding YbaK/EbsC family protein — its product is MSEHDAHDVQHDHDSHDTYQRLITLLDDARVDYELIDHEPEGGTEAVSALRGNPESAAAKCIVLRVKVDRRTTRNVLAVVPGDRRVDLDAVKALYSARYAGFSDAATAERLARSVPGTVLPFSFDKDLEVVADPDVVAQPRLYFNAARLDRSLVVSGADYARLAGPRVERIAGPAAG
- a CDS encoding SAV2148 family HEPN domain-containing protein codes for the protein MGSGGLELPPGDGGHEGSSTAAPPGAVSLARPMEIGAELDWGADAWSEVRTRAQRAGRAYIWLNLVEQRLRAVVAAVLRPIYEPVHGDDDWVVAAAGPAGQEWVQRAVAVREVSRRKGYLLDPADDNVLSFLTLPQLRELMVQHWPCFEPYFDERRDVELALDELEVTRNVVSRNRALSEAVLAQAERASAKLLEILGAGSDVPSGRRLPVDAVENLVGDRYADVVAVHSDRVRLLRQFPAEDLFAGSRRLDAIGIGLNLLVQNFSGRRLVRLAESGCRTRLLFLNPASSAVKRRERELGMKRGELSRAVEMNILHMRRVRARLRDPGAFEIQVYDETPRFTAYLVDGDGSDGVAVVQSYLRRTRGMEAPVLVLRGGGRVLKPDEAGEEGLFGTYREEFEVAWADSRPVS
- a CDS encoding copper amine oxidase, which gives rise to MRVNRISRARRRTAVGLSVAALAAGVTTAAGPAVAETRSAPAAAAAADCSAAYKIEQKLATGTTWTMCWHYESEAGLVLENVSYQPKGEAAPIRVLTSAKLAQIHVPYDDGSVEYDDLTGFGFGQGLMEMAPGECPGGAIKTVKVPDAWDPEHPNVKGLCTTTRSRGHAYRMQGDQAGKVYQEQGKDLLVYTVNQVGWYEYMTEWRFQDDGTINMNVGATGSLSPSDYDAGDGRGWPIGKGAKSYATSHSHNVFWRLNFGLDGSSKSKVEQYDSVVSPPAAGGQAPRNKTTRTKVTKELAGDAKNMRWWRVVSTAGKNKDEHARSYEFVPGATSKYSGRSFTKHDIYFTEYKKCEQFASNNIRNCGTGGGKSVDKWVNGQTLSHPVAWVNVGFHHIARDEDQQPMPVHWQGFSIAPRDVTAMNPLTPPELADQNGQVERGS